In Cherax quadricarinatus isolate ZL_2023a chromosome 35, ASM3850222v1, whole genome shotgun sequence, the following are encoded in one genomic region:
- the LOC128695129 gene encoding uncharacterized protein isoform X2, producing MRPLCLSLLLVVIASAGADKLFPGPPAGSAARDFAGALDGYLPPREPTTCDPIYETSTYTSVVVSSSVVTRTSTVIRTSSTTKYTTQVVPTTVTRTETVSRPQINTETVRKTITSEVVRSVTNTVSGPETTQTVLTTVTSSQEIQKTTTSTVRSSTTSDIVVIRTNVETSVVPTTSVTTIERVVTNTVSYQPPPVVSISTKTSVVQSTVDKPGPTVTVSKTSVERTTVATTSTYQPPAVSVTQTSTISKVTYTTSTTTKVTDSTQFKKTVITRTVTDTRYETKTQRVTVTQTTTQVVSRTITQTEVTTQLQPTTIVNTQTVLKTEGGVGTTYTSTIRSSVVTTVSLPGQVVTQQVTSTQVKDSLVYITVGGDRTITVTKTEQQPCTKTAYNYQAPAIPFEFPN from the coding sequence ATGCGGCCGCTgtgtctctcactcctgctggtggtgattgcTTCTGCCGGCGCCGACAAGCTCTTCCCCGGCCCTCCTGCAGGGTCAGCTGCCAGGGACTTCGCTGGGGCTTTAGATGGCTATCTGCCCCCTAGGGAACCTACCACCTGTGACCCTATCTATGAAACATCCACTTACACCTCCGTCGTGGTGTCGTCCAGCGTCGTGACGAGGACGTCCACGGTGATCAGAACGAGCAGCACCACGAAATATACCACCCAGGTCGTccctaccacagtcaccaggaCGGAGACAGTGTCCAGACCACAGATAAACACTGAAACTGTCAGGAAGACGATAACAAGCGAGGTGGTAAGATCAGTCACTAACACCGTCTCAGGTCCAGAAACCACCCAGACCGTGTTGACAACAGTCACCAGCTCACAAGAAATCCAGAAAACCACCACCTCGACTGTGAGATCTTCCACCACCAGCGACATTGTGGTCATCAGAACAAACGTGGAGAcatctgtggtgccgacgacttCGGTCACGACGATCGAGCGAGTGGTGACGAACACTGTGTCGTACCAGCCGCCACCCGTGGTCAGCATCAGCACTAAGACCTCTGTGGTCCAGTCCACAGTCGACAAACCAGGACCGACAGTCACCGTATCGAAGACAAGCGTAGAACGCACGACTgtggccaccaccagcacctatcAACCTCCAGCTGTGAGTGTGACGCAGACcagcaccatcagtaaggtcacctacaccaccagcaccaccaccaaggtcACAGACAGTACACAGTTCAAGAAGACGGTCATCACCCGCACAGTCACTGATACACGGTATGAGACTAAGACTCAACGGGTTACAGTCACCCAGACGACAACCCAGGTGGTGAGTCGTACCATCACTCAAACTGAGGTCACCACGCAGTTGCAACCCACGACTATCGTCAACACGCAGACGGTACTCAAGACGGAGGGAGGGGTTGGCACCACTTATACCTCGACTATCCGTAGTAGCGTCGTGACCACCGTCAGTCTCCCAGGGCAAGTGGTGACACAGCAAGTGACGAGCACTCAGGTGAAGGACAGCTTGGTGTACATTACCGTGGGTGGTGACAGGACCATCACAGTCACCAAGACAGAGCAGCAACCATGCACTAAGACAGCCTACAACTACCAGGCTCCAGCAATTCCCTTCGAGTTTC